From Saccharibacillus brassicae:
CCATCAGACTGCGCCGATCTTCCCCACGAACGATTTTCCAGATAAAAAACAGCCGCGCCGCCCCGACGAAGAGGAGCAAGATTAGACCTGAGTAGTTTTGCATGGGATCACCTGCTTTCTATTCTTTCTATATAAGTAGAACGAGCTGAACCGGCATGAAGTTACGAATAAATAAGTCCCATTATCCGTATAAGGCAGTAGAATAACCCTCTTTCAAAGAAATTTCTAGAAAATAACCAGTAATCTAGTTCCCAAACAAGTTCCAGCAAGCTACAATAGACAAAGATGACTATCGAACCAGAGACAAGCCCTTACGAACCAGGCCGCAGGACCCGGTAAGCCCTTGTCTACAGCATCCTCCAGACTGCCGCGTATCCGCTGTATTTATATCATATCCACAGATTCCGGAAGCCCCGGACTTCTTCACGGGATCTGTCTCATCAGGGAGTGACACCTTATGGCTTATATGATCCCGGACACCATCCCCCGCACGGCGACGGCAGGCGAACGCCTGCTGTTCCATACGCTCCGCGAACACCTTCCCGACGATTACATCGTCTATTACGAACCCCGGATCGCCGGCCGGCGTCCCGACTATGTCGTGATCGGACCGGACCTCGGCATGCTCGTGCTCGAAGTGAAAGACTATACCGAGAGCACGCTGTACGAACTCTACCCCGACGAATGGCGCATCTACAGCACCCGCGGCGAGCTGCATACCGTCAGCAATCCGCTGCATCAAGCCCGTACCTACGCTTTTAATATTGTGGACAAGCTCAAAAAAGACAAAAGTCTCATTCAGGTCGGCGGCAGCCACTACGGCAGACTCAAATTCCGGTTCGGCTTCGGCGTCGTGTTCACCCGGATGCGCGAGACGCATATCGTCAAGCACCAGCTGCACCGCGTGATCGATCCACAGTTTCTGCTGACCCGGGACGATATCGATCCGGAAAACGAACACTTCGACGGCACCGCGCTGCTGGAGCGGATGCTGGGCATGTTCAATTTCCCGTTTCACGCAAGCCAACTGCTGAGCGCGGAAGACGTCAAAGCGAGATCTGCATCAGGAAGCGTTGGTGTACCAGTTTAACATGGGACTTCTACCGTATAAATTTTTCTCTATTTAGAATGAAGCTAAGAACTTGGGCGGGAATCTGAATTTACACGCGCCCTTAGAAGGAATAAAATGTGTATGATCTAAAACTCACTTTAAATCGGGATGAAACAAATTATTTTAGTGAAAGGTTATCCAATATAAATATATGTATTAAAGAGGAAATAGAAGAGATGAACGCTTTCCAGCTTAACTGAATGTGCACAACAATGAGGTCGTTTTACTAAAGTGAGCTTCTAAAATTGTAAGGATTCTTTTAATTAGAGCGAATCATTTTTGTATTAAGGAGGTGAGGATAGGATAAAAAACAGGAATGGATATTATAAAATTAAATCTTAATTGAAATGAATGGAGGGCTTTTGTGGCTAAAGCAGGAGACTTTTTTATTGTTGAAATTAAACAAGCACATATGCAGTGGGGAATTCATCGGTATACAAACACAAGGGATCCAAGGTATGGAGAAGGTTACTTGCAAATCCCTGCTTATCATGCAAGACGTTTAAGTATTTATAATAGCAATCACCGTAGTGCTTCTACTAACTACACTTGTGATTCAGTGGATGGTTTCTTAAAAGAGGTTGTATTGAAAGCAGCTGGTTGTAGTAAAGGCGGAAGTGTAATTGCTAAGCAATTTCAAGGGCGTGGTGATCTTTTAATGCTTGGCGATTGGTATCAGCATGTTAATGCTCAAGTAGGGGATAAAGTGAAAGTAACATTTAAAACTCCT
This genomic window contains:
- a CDS encoding nuclease-related domain-containing protein, whose product is MAYMIPDTIPRTATAGERLLFHTLREHLPDDYIVYYEPRIAGRRPDYVVIGPDLGMLVLEVKDYTESTLYELYPDEWRIYSTRGELHTVSNPLHQARTYAFNIVDKLKKDKSLIQVGGSHYGRLKFRFGFGVVFTRMRETHIVKHQLHRVIDPQFLLTRDDIDPENEHFDGTALLERMLGMFNFPFHASQLLSAEDVKARSASGSVGVPV